The sequence below is a genomic window from Desulfobulbus oligotrophicus.
GCGGTCCGGATAAGCGGCTGCAAGCAGAGAGCCGATGGTTGCCGGGTCAGTGGCTTTGGTTGTCCCCTTGCACAGGTGCGACCACTGACGGGCAGCCTGATTAACCCGTTGAACGATCCAGCGGTCACCCTCCTGCGTGCTGATCGCTGTTTTACCTGTCTGTCGCCAGGCTGACAGCAGAGTAAACCGATCATGTACACTGGCAGAGGTGGATTGATAAAAAAGATCACGTTCTGACAGAAGTGCTGCAATATCACAGGCCAGTGAGGCCATTCCATGTTTTTCAGCAGTCAGCAGCAGGTGGCCCAACCGGGGATGCAGGGGCAGGGCAGCGAGTTGCCGGCCGGTTGGAGTGATCTTCCCAGAGGTATCAATGGCGTTTAACGATTGTAATAACTCCTGTGCCTGTCGAAATGGTCCGGGGCGAGGGGGATCAAGCCACTGCAATGCTGCCGGATCGGTTACTCCCCAGAGCGCCAGTTCCAGTGTCAGGGATGCCAGGTCAACATTGAGAATCTCCGGTGGATGAAAGGGAGGCAGGTTGTGATGTTCGGCCCTTGTCCACAGGCGAAGACAGCTTCCCGGACCAAGACGTCCGGCGCGTCCGGCGCGTTGATCTGCCGAGGCCTTGGAAACCCGCATTGTGGTCAGTCTGCTCAGGCCGGTGCGTGGATCAAAGGCGGGCAACCGCGACCAACCACTGTCAACAACACAACCAACCCCTTCGATGGTCAGACTGGTTTCAGCAATTGAAGTGGCGAGAATAATACGACGACGACCACCCGGGTCCGGGAAAAGTGCGCGATCCTGTGCCTCTTTGCCGAGATCACCGTACAGCTGACACACAGTTGTCTCGCGGCTGAAAAGAGCGTCATTGGCAAGAAGACGTCCCACCTCTTTAATTTCACCAACACCGGGCAGGAAGGTGAGGATATCTCCCTGTTCTTCCTGAACTGCACGGCGGATGCCATGGGCAGTGATCGACGCAATCCGCCCCTGTGCAGGCCGATCCATATATCTGATACGCACCTCATGCTGCCTGCCTGCACACGACAGCACCGGCGCATTGCCAAGTAAGTCTGCTGTTGCCTGGGTATCAAGGGTAGCGGACATCACCAGCAGGCGCAGATCATGTTTAAGGTGGCAGAGATCAAGGCAGAGGGCCAGAGCCAGATCAGCGTGAATGGAACGTTCATGGAACTCATCAAAGATGATCAGCCCCACCTTTTCCAGATCAGTATCTGTCTGTAATCGGCGGGTTAAAATGCCTTCAGTAAGCACCTCGATTCGGGTGTCCGGGCCGATCCGCCGGTCAAAACGAATATGATACCCCACTGTTTGGCCAACTGACTCGCCTAAAAGCGATGCCATCCGTGCAGCTGCTGCTCTGGCAGCCAGTCGTCGGGGTTCCAGAAGAAGGATAGTTTTATGGGCAAGCCAGGATGCTTGAAGCAGAGCCAGTGGTACCACTGTGGTTTTACCTGTGCCGGGTGGTGCGGTCAGCAGGGCGTGTCCCCGGGAAAGGGCGGCCTGAAGATCAGGCAGGATGGTCGATAACAGCGAGGCAGGTAAAGGCATGGCTCTGGTCGTGCTGCACACGGGGAGATACAGGGTTTTGCAAAGAAGATGATGTACTCAATACCATTTCTTTTGCACTGTTTGTCATAAAAAGAGGTATGGTGAAGCCCTGTGTTGTTCAGTAGCTCTTTTGCTCCGTTGTCCGGGAGCATACCTTTATCAAAGGAAATCGTTCATGTCCGATCATGGTCAACCCCTTGATGCCGACACTCTGCATCAAACGTTTGTTACCGCCTGTGCAGCGCATGCCGATGGTCATCTGGCCGAGGCCAGACAGCACTACCAGCTGCTCCTGCAACATGCGCCGAAATCTGCCCTGGTGCACTATAACATCGGCCTGGTCTATTACGATGAGGGCAACTATCAGCAGGCATTGAACGAATTTTCCCTTGCCGATACCCTGGCCCCGCCGGATGCGGATACTCTTTTTAACCTGGCTGTCTGTCAGAAAAAGGTCGGTGATCCCCATGCCGCCATTGCCACCTACCAGCAGTTGCTTCTGCTTGATCCCAACGATGCGGACAGTCATTACAATCTTGGTTGCTGCTATCGGGATCTGCACGATGACGACCAAGCTGTTTCCTGCTACGAGCGTACTTTAATGTTCTGCCCCACCCACCTGTCAGCCACCCGTAATCTGGCCTATCTTTATCACCGTTTCGGGCAGGTTGGACCGGCTGTTGAGTACTACAGCCGGGTGTTGGATCAGCAGCCGGAAGACAAGGCCATTGCCTATCTGCTGGCATCCCTGCAGGGTATTACACCTGCCAGTGCACCGGACGAGTATGTCCGTGAGTTTTTTGACGCCTATGCTCCGGACTTTGAGCACAACCTGGTCGACGATCTGGGCTATGATAATCCGCGTCAGTTGTATGACTGCCTGCATCAGAGCACTGCTCACCAATACAGGTTTAGCCATGGGCTTGATCTCGGCTGTGGAACCGGTTTGGGCGGTCTTGTGTTTCAGAATCTGACAACAACTCTTGACGGTGTTGATCTTTCCGCCAGGATGCTTGACCAGGCGGCTGCCAAGGGATGCTATGACCAGTTGCACCTGGACAGCATTCTGCATCACCTCAGCTCCACATCTGAAACCTACGACCTGTTTCTTGCCACAGATGTCTTTATTTATGTGGGTGATCTGGCGCCGATCTTTACGGCCGCCCGCACTGTTGCCCGACCGGACGCGCTGTTTTGCTGTACCACCGAGCATCTGCAGAGCGGTGGCTACCAACTGCTGCAAACCGGTCGATTTGCCTACACGCACACCTATATGCATGATGTGGCTCAACAGACCGGCTGGCAGGTGCTTGCCCAGGAGAGCGATCGTCTGCGGCAGGAGCGCGACACCTGGCTTGTGGGTGATCTGTGGATTCTCAAGCTGGCCGGCCCTGCAGCCTGATCACCAGCCTGCACCTGTTGTATATCTGATGCTGCCTGGTCAGGGGAGTGGTTGCAGATACGGGCCATTACCACTTATGCACTGATCGTACACCTGTTCAATAAGCGGTTCGCCGGAGAGGTGGTTGTATTTCTGATCAAAGTAGACAAGTTCAACGGTCTCCCGGACACGCTCAATCGTGATTTCCGGAATTTCACTGCTCACCCGCCATGCCAACTCCTCTTCTGCCGCCGGTGGCTTGACTCCGGTATCCCGCATCCTTGCTGCAGTGGCAAAGAGTTCGCCGATCAATCGACAGCGCCGAGCTTTTGATCCGTCGACAGGTGCTGGGGCGGTATCTGTCGGCACAGCTGTTGTTGCTGTTTCCCGGGCCGGTTCGTTGTCCGGCTGCGATGACGTAGCAGATGCGGTTGGCTGCTGCACTCTGGATGTGGAACTGTCAGCGCAGGAGTACCAGATGACCTCTGTTCCTGACTGGCCCGACGCATCCGGCCTCATGCACAGTCCATAGGCATTTAACTGGTCGATATTCTCCCGCATCTTTACACAGGCGGCATCTGCTTCCGGACCACTGGTTTCCCAGCACAGCTGGGTAAGAGTCTGATCCTGTTGAATCATTGCCAGTATTTCAGGCGGGAAACCGCCTGTGGCTGCATTTGGTTGAGAAGGCGGCGGTGCTCTGTCCAGGGCAGTTTCAAATTCGTCAGGGGAAGAGGGTGTTTGTTCTGTCTGTCCGGCAACAGCAGCCTGATCAGGACGCTCTGGTTGAGCGGGTGCTACCGCCGGTTTCGGCGGGGCAGCCACTTTGACAGCAGGCGGCATTTTCTTGACTTTCATGAAGAGAAAGCCGGACTGGTTGCTCTGGTTATATGAGAGCAGCATGTTGGTGGTCTTGCCGGGCCAGTTGTACAGCTCTTCTTTGCCCTGTCCGACTTGTGGTGTTTTGCCGAACCTGGAAAAGGCCTCATTTTTAACGGCTGTAAAATTCTTGGAACCGCTGAACAGCAGCATAACCCCCTGCAACCGCTCTTTGGTGAACGAGTAATGGATACCGGTTAGTACAGCCTTACCATAGCGCAGGTCATCATTTTGCAGAATATAAAGTGATGTCCCATCTTTACCGCCGTCTTTGGTCAGTACCAGCGGTTTTGTCTCCTGCAGGTCGGCAAGCCGGCTTCCCCAACGCATGCCTTTAAAGCCGTTGACTTCAGCGCTGTTAACGCCGGAGGCCAGCATAAAAAAGGCCAGCATCGTTATAAACAGGACGAGAAATCTGTTGCGCATGTGTTATCCGTCCTGTGGTTATCGGCACGTCCTTCTGGCAGGATTAACCATCAGGGCAATACGCTCCTGGGCTGCTTTTGTCAGTTCAGGATACTGTTGTTGAAGCCAGGCGATAATGGCTGCCTTTTTGACCGGTACAGCATCTGTCTGCTCTTTGCCAAAGAGAGTCTGCCAGCATATATTTGCAGCCTGTAACTCCAGCGGCATGGTTGTCGTCATCTCAACTGCTCTGTCCGGCTGAGAAGAATCTGCTGCAGACAGGGAGGGCTTGTCTTGATGTTCAACCTCCACTGTGTCTGGTGTTCTGCTGTTGTTGCTTTCGTTTTCAATATCAAGGATATCGTCGAGCGTTGCAAACAGGGTGGTCGGTTTCAGGCCGATCATACTGTTTTCTCCCCACTCTTCACCAAGACGGTTGGTCACACCGACCTCGTTTCCCTGTTTATCAAAACAGAGCAGCTCAGCCGTGACAAATATCCGGTCTGATCGTCCGGAGATCTGCATCAGCACCTCCGGCAGGGGGCTCACCTCGATTCGGTCGTACCATTGCTTGATTGCTGTCCTTCTTTTTTTACCGGTCTCCGTTATCTTTGTGTCGGTCTTTTGAGCAAAGACATCAGTCAGGTCAATCCAGAGCGGGAAGTTGCCCTGGCCGGCCAACTCGATGATCTGGTCGATGTTTAGATGCCATCGTTGCGCCAGATCATCAATGAAAATACGGTGGGTGTCTGGTGTTATCATAGTGCTTTCCTGTGTGTTTTATAAATCTTGTCAGGTGTGGCACCGCATGGATGCTTTTGTGAAACTGCGTCAGGATAGCAGGGAAATGGTGGAAAGGACAATCAAAAATGCGGCATGACCTATTTGTGAGGAACAGATTGTTTTTCTTCAGCAACACCGGCCATCCGTAACGCTGTCTGCCGGATATCATCGGCAAGTGCGGGAGGAGAAAGCACTTTTGCTCCGTCACCCCATGACAAAAGCCACCGCCTTAATCCTGACAGATGGTTGACGCAAAGGGTCAGGAAAAGACTGCCGTCATCCTGTTCACTGATACGTTGGGTAGGATGCCACTGTCGCTCGCGAATATAGGCTGCAGCATGGCGGTTAAAATGAATGCAGACTTCGATCTCCTCCTCACCCCGATGGATACCGAAGTGACTGCCGAACAGTTGTTCAAAGTTAAAGGCAGCCGGCCGGGTGAACCGTTCTGTTCCTTTTTTTGCCGCCTGTATGCGGGCCAGGCTGAATGTGCGGATGGCCTGGCGAACATGGCAGTGACCAACCACATACCAGTCACCCTCAAAGCGTACTCCCTGATACGGATCGACCCGGCGCCACATGGGCTTGCTGTTTGGACTGTGATACTCAATATCCAGCCTGGTCGATGTGCGCAAACAGTCAAAAACGGTTGCCAGCACTTCAGGTGAAATAACAGTGGTAAAGGGAGGCAGCACGGTAAACAGTTGCTGATCATTGTGCAGACAGGCGGGGGCCTTATCCGGCAGACTGTCTTCGATTTTACGGAAAACTGAACAGAGACTGTTGTATATCGGCGTGCCTTCGTACTGTGTCAGCAGTTTTTCCGCCAGGTAGATGGCAAACAGATCCCGCTCCCGGAGATGCATTGCCGGCAGCTGGTACTGTTCTTCAGTATAGTAGTAGCCCCGATACCGGGCCGAATACTCAATCGGTGCATCAAGTTCGTAGCGCATATAGTCGAGATCACGCTGGATTGTTTTATAGCTGGTTTCCCACTCCTCAGCAAGTGACTGCCGGTTGGGGTAGCGTTTTTCCCGCAGCTTCCGATCAATGAACAGAAGGCGGGCGTGCTGTGGTTTGTATTTGGCCATTTTTACGCTGAGCAACGGTTGAGTAAAAAAATATTATGGTGGGACGCTATCTGTCCCACCATGAATGGTATCGTAGGATCAGGTAAAAAACCACTTCCTTCTACATTTTAAGGAGACAACCATGGGATACCTGATCGCTTACTTCCTGCTGGTCCTGGCTGTTGACCTGGTCTGTAAAGCTCGTCAACCAGCTGCACTCAACAAAACAGTCGTTGTCCGTCGCCGGCTGTGGAATGACTCAAACTTTGATTGTTATTCCGTTGTGTTTTCAACAAAAGAGACAACCTCTGTTCCCGCAAAATCATTTTTTACTTCACCTGATTTCAACCGAAAGAACGATGCCATTCCTGGGGTGTCATTCTACAGGAATTCAAAAGCTTTGCTGCAATACAGTAGAGGGGAAAAACAGAAGTTGTTGTACAATTGAAAAGAGGCATCCATGGAGTGATGAAAAACAGATACATAGCCCACACAGTTCAGACGGTACAGTTCAAGTTGTGATGTACTGAAACATCCGGTGATCATCTGTAAGCAAGGGTAAGACACGGAACTGATCTATGACAATAAAAAAGGATTACACGTTTTTTGCACATTCAAAAAAAGATTGTCCCCTGTCAGAGTGGCAGCCTTTAGACCGGCATCTTGAAAATGTCGCACACCAGGCCGGTTTGTTTGCCTCTGCATTCGGAGCGTCTTCCTGGGCCCGTCTTGTCGGCATGTGGCATGACCTCGGCAAATTTTCTCCTGCGTTCCAGACGTATATTCGTCAGTCTAACGAAGCCCATATTGAGGGAAAACCCGGTCGAGTTGATCACTCAACCGCTGGAGCGCTCCACTCGGTCGAACGGTTTGGAAAAATTGGTCGTATCTTTGCCTACTGCATAAGTGGTCATCATGCAGGTTTACCGGATTGGCAAAGTGAGAGTTCCCCGCGATCTTCTCTTTCCTGGCGTCTCAATCAGCAGGAGTTGCTACATGCAGCTCGTGATGGGAATATCTCTGATGGCATCTCCAACCAGGGGATACCATCAGAGAAAAGTAAGAGCGGTACGACTATCTCGCGTTCTTTCTGGCTGAGGATGCTTTTTTCCTGTCTTGTTGACGCAGACTTTTTAGACACTGAGTCATTTATGGATCAGGAAAGATCACAACTCCGCACAGGATATCCGGAATTGGCTGTACTGGAACCGGTCTTTGCACAGTATATGTCAAAAAAACTGGCAAACAGTCCGGATACGTCCGTCAACCGTATACGGGCAGAGGTGTTGCAGGCATGTCAACAACGGGCACTTGATCCGCCCGGCCTGTTCACCCTCACCGTGCCGACAGGCGGTGGGAAAACGCTCTCTTCAATGGCCTTTGCTTTGCAACACGCCATTGCCCATGCAAAGCGGCGAATCATTTATGTTATTCCGTATACCAGTATTATTGAGCAGACTGCAGATCAGTTTCGCGACATTTTTGCTGACGCGGTTCTTGAACATCACAGCAATTTAGAAGTGTCCGCTGTGGAGGAGGAGAGTGCACGTAGCCGTTTGGCCTGCGAGAATTGGGATGCCCCCGTCATTGTGACGACAACGGTACAGTTTTTCGAATCATTGTTTGCAAGCAGACCCAGTCGTTGTCGCAAGCTGCATAACATTGTGAACAGTGTGGTGGTTTTAGATGAAGTACAGCTCTTGCCCACAGATTTTTTAAAACCACTTCTTGAAGTTATTCGTGAGTTGCAACGGAATTACGGTGTTACTTTTGTGCTTTCCACTGCCACTCAGCCGGCCTTTGGCCCGCAGAAGAGTCTGGATTTTAATTTTGCCGGTTTGTCTGGTCTTTGTGAGATCGTACCCGCCTCTTTCAACCTGCATAAACGGCTGCAGCGCACAAGGGTTGAAGTGATGGACCGTTTTGCCGTTCCATTATCTTGGGATCGACTAGCCGATTGTCTAAAAACACATGAATCAGTGTTGTGTATCGTCAATCGTCGAGACGATGCCCGTACACTTTGGGAAAAGTTGCCTCCGGGCGCGTTCCATCTCTCAGCCTTGATGTGCGGCGCGCATCGGTCAAACCGCATTGCTGCAATTAAAAAAAGTCTGGATGCCGGAAAACCGACAAGAGTTGTCAGTACGCAACTTGTTGAGGCAGGAGTGGATCTTGACTTTCCCGTTGTTTACCGGGCTCTGGCAGGTCTTGATTCGGTTGCCCAGGCAGCAGGCCGGTGTAACCGAGAAGGGGTGCTGGAAAGAGGCCTGGTATACGTGTTTCAGCCAGAAAGCAGAATACCGGCCGGCTATCTCCGACAGGCTGCAGAAATAGGTCGTCAGCTTCTGTTGCAGGGAGGAGAAGACCCGTTTGCACCACGGTTGTTTGAACAGTTTTTCCGCCTGCTTTATTGGACACAAGGAGATCGGCTGGATAAGGAAAATATCCTGGAGTTACTCGGCAATGATCCTGAGCTGCGGATCAGTTTCCGTACTGCTGCAGAAAAATTTCGTCTTATCGATGAAAAGACATACTCTCCGGTGCTGGTCAGTTATCAAGAGGGAAAAAATTTGCTTGAAAAACTGCGACAACAAGGACCGAAACGGCAGCTTTTACGACGTGCACAGCGCTATGTGGTTAACCTGCCGCGTCATACTCATGATCGTTTGGTCCATGAGGGCGCAATTGAAGAGGTGCATCCTGGTATGTATGTGCAGGGATATGATAATCTGTATGATGATGACCTTGGGTTCTGTGCTGATCGTTTTTGGGTCCGCGAACCCGATGAGTTGATAATTTAAGGAGGAAGCATGGACAGTGAAAAAAAACTA
It includes:
- a CDS encoding CRISPR-associated endonuclease Cas3'' produces the protein MTIKKDYTFFAHSKKDCPLSEWQPLDRHLENVAHQAGLFASAFGASSWARLVGMWHDLGKFSPAFQTYIRQSNEAHIEGKPGRVDHSTAGALHSVERFGKIGRIFAYCISGHHAGLPDWQSESSPRSSLSWRLNQQELLHAARDGNISDGISNQGIPSEKSKSGTTISRSFWLRMLFSCLVDADFLDTESFMDQERSQLRTGYPELAVLEPVFAQYMSKKLANSPDTSVNRIRAEVLQACQQRALDPPGLFTLTVPTGGGKTLSSMAFALQHAIAHAKRRIIYVIPYTSIIEQTADQFRDIFADAVLEHHSNLEVSAVEEESARSRLACENWDAPVIVTTTVQFFESLFASRPSRCRKLHNIVNSVVVLDEVQLLPTDFLKPLLEVIRELQRNYGVTFVLSTATQPAFGPQKSLDFNFAGLSGLCEIVPASFNLHKRLQRTRVEVMDRFAVPLSWDRLADCLKTHESVLCIVNRRDDARTLWEKLPPGAFHLSALMCGAHRSNRIAAIKKSLDAGKPTRVVSTQLVEAGVDLDFPVVYRALAGLDSVAQAAGRCNREGVLERGLVYVFQPESRIPAGYLRQAAEIGRQLLLQGGEDPFAPRLFEQFFRLLYWTQGDRLDKENILELLGNDPELRISFRTAAEKFRLIDEKTYSPVLVSYQEGKNLLEKLRQQGPKRQLLRRAQRYVVNLPRHTHDRLVHEGAIEEVHPGMYVQGYDNLYDDDLGFCADRFWVREPDELII
- a CDS encoding tetratricopeptide repeat protein; protein product: MSDHGQPLDADTLHQTFVTACAAHADGHLAEARQHYQLLLQHAPKSALVHYNIGLVYYDEGNYQQALNEFSLADTLAPPDADTLFNLAVCQKKVGDPHAAIATYQQLLLLDPNDADSHYNLGCCYRDLHDDDQAVSCYERTLMFCPTHLSATRNLAYLYHRFGQVGPAVEYYSRVLDQQPEDKAIAYLLASLQGITPASAPDEYVREFFDAYAPDFEHNLVDDLGYDNPRQLYDCLHQSTAHQYRFSHGLDLGCGTGLGGLVFQNLTTTLDGVDLSARMLDQAAAKGCYDQLHLDSILHHLSSTSETYDLFLATDVFIYVGDLAPIFTAARTVARPDALFCCTTEHLQSGGYQLLQTGRFAYTHTYMHDVAQQTGWQVLAQESDRLRQERDTWLVGDLWILKLAGPAA
- a CDS encoding helix-turn-helix transcriptional regulator — protein: MAKYKPQHARLLFIDRKLREKRYPNRQSLAEEWETSYKTIQRDLDYMRYELDAPIEYSARYRGYYYTEEQYQLPAMHLRERDLFAIYLAEKLLTQYEGTPIYNSLCSVFRKIEDSLPDKAPACLHNDQQLFTVLPPFTTVISPEVLATVFDCLRTSTRLDIEYHSPNSKPMWRRVDPYQGVRFEGDWYVVGHCHVRQAIRTFSLARIQAAKKGTERFTRPAAFNFEQLFGSHFGIHRGEEEIEVCIHFNRHAAAYIRERQWHPTQRISEQDDGSLFLTLCVNHLSGLRRWLLSWGDGAKVLSPPALADDIRQTALRMAGVAEEKQSVPHK
- the hrpB gene encoding ATP-dependent helicase HrpB, which encodes MPLPASLLSTILPDLQAALSRGHALLTAPPGTGKTTVVPLALLQASWLAHKTILLLEPRRLAARAAAARMASLLGESVGQTVGYHIRFDRRIGPDTRIEVLTEGILTRRLQTDTDLEKVGLIIFDEFHERSIHADLALALCLDLCHLKHDLRLLVMSATLDTQATADLLGNAPVLSCAGRQHEVRIRYMDRPAQGRIASITAHGIRRAVQEEQGDILTFLPGVGEIKEVGRLLANDALFSRETTVCQLYGDLGKEAQDRALFPDPGGRRRIILATSIAETSLTIEGVGCVVDSGWSRLPAFDPRTGLSRLTTMRVSKASADQRAGRAGRLGPGSCLRLWTRAEHHNLPPFHPPEILNVDLASLTLELALWGVTDPAALQWLDPPRPGPFRQAQELLQSLNAIDTSGKITPTGRQLAALPLHPRLGHLLLTAEKHGMASLACDIAALLSERDLFYQSTSASVHDRFTLLSAWRQTGKTAISTQEGDRWIVQRVNQAARQWSHLCKGTTKATDPATIGSLLAAAYPDRIACRRPGQQERYLLTSGRGVRLAPGDPLANSEYLVVARLDGGLREGRIHLAETVDIETLRHHHARLFSKEEVVEWDDIAGKVLAVQRERLGAIVLSEQPLADANPEAVRAALLDGIGQRGLDCLPWNRESRQLQARILCLRSRQADTDWPDVSDAALHADPGWIAPYLDGMNSLEQLRNLTLQTILTAQLSWEQQQQLRKLAPETYTVPSGSRIRLNYQSDSRPPVLAVRLQELFGLAETPAICNNSVPLLLHLLSPAHRPIQVTSDLAGFWKRGYPEVKKELKGRYPKHFWPDDPLQAKPTRGVRKSSVPR